Genomic segment of Paenibacillaceae bacterium GAS479:
TGGAAAAGGAACAATCAAACTTTAATCCGTATATGAACAACAATGATTTGTTCAGCTCCGGCAACGTGGCCATGACGATCGGGGACTACAGCTTGATTTCGGACATCAAAAGAACAAATGATATGGCGGAGAAAAACAAGGAGATCAAGTCGGTGGATTGGGATGTCGTGACGGTTCCAGTATTCGAGGAGAAGCCGGATGTTGGTGGTAACGTCCAACTCTCCCAGCCATTCGGGATCAATTCTAAGGCGCAAAACCCTGAAGACGCTTGGGAATTCATCAAATTCATTAATAGCCGAGATTGGGCGAAGCTGAAGTCCCGTAGCACCTATGAAATCCCAGCCCGTGAAGAGTTCATTAAACCAATGGATGGAATGCAGTACAATATCAAAGCGTTCTACGCGCTCAAACCGGTAACAGAATTCAACTTCGCACTGGAAAAGCTCGGACGTGAAAAGCCGGGTATCTACGAGGTGCATTCAATTGGTCAGACAGCGTTCCAAGAGGCGCTTACCGGCAAGAAAACGCCTGAGGAAGCCGTTAAGGAATGGGCAGTCAAGGGCAATGCCCTGCTGCAGAAGCTGAAAACCAATCCACAAGGCAATACAGGTAGTGGAACGGCGGAAGGAGCTGCCAGCGGGGGCTAAGTAGTTTAAAGCCAGCTTATGTTTGCCAATCTGTTTTGCGGAATCTGCCGCCACTAATAGTGTGCGTGTCCTTTCCTGACAACGAGAACCTGCAAGCCATGCGGCTTGCAGGTTCTTTTTTCATGCGTGGCATGCCGGAAAGCTTATATAGAAACAATCCATTTCGACCGCATTATGGAATGAATTTCTTTCATCCTGGGAACGATGACGGTAGCGCTGGAAAAGACGAATGGCGCCACACTTCTAGGAAGGGAAGAGAATGATGACGATGATGTCCAGATGGATTTATTGGGGCAGGCTGTATGACAGCAAGTTCCAAGCTGGTTGCCTGGTGAAGCGGATGGAAAATGATTGGTGGATCTACGGCTACGAGTGCCCTAGGGAGATTGAAGTTTTTCAGTCCAGAAGAGGGAAATATGGCGTGCGATATATGCCTTGAAGCGGGTCTAAGTTTTAGGTTGACTTTGATGCAGAAGTTATAGTATATTTATCCTTGTGTTCCAAACGGAACCTTTCTGATTGACGCGGGGTGGAGCAGTCCGGTAGCTCGTCGGGCTCATAACCCGAAGGCCGCAGGTTCAAATCCTGCCCCCGCAACTTATTCTCGTACTTATGCAGTTCAACCATTCCTTTAAAAGGGCCCTTAGCTCAGTTGGTTAGAGCGGTCGGCTCATAACCGATTGGTCGCAGGTTCGAGTCCTGCAGGGCCCACCAAGTCTTCAACAACCCTTGCGCAGCAAGGTTTTTTTATTTTTAAATTAGTTCCATGGGATGTGGAATCGTTAACGAGAAATTTTCATTGACGATTGTTGGGTATATATGCTAAGATTTACTTCGTTGTGTTCACGACTCACATCTTTTTCCTTTACGGGATTCATGCCGGGGTGGCGGAATAGGCAGACGCAACAGACTTAAAATCTGTCGGGAGTTACTCCCGTACCGGTTCGAGCCCGGTCCTCGGCATCATTTGCTTCATGAGCTCCTTCTTGTATCCTTATGGGATAGCAGGGAGGAGCTTTTTAATATTAACGATGTGGGCTACCTATTCTCCATAGGTAGCCAAACGAAAAGAGGCAGCATCAGCGCCGCCTCTTCGTCAGAATTTATCCCGGGCAGCTAGTACGCTTCACGGGCGTCCTTTGGCCGTCATCGCTTCAGGATTCGGGCTTGCAGCGGCCGGAATGACTTTGGTCTGCACCTTTTGTGCCGGATTGCCCTGGGGAGTAGATAAGAGGACAAAAATCAGCATGAGGATCATTGTGGAAGTCCAAACGGCTCCTAGCGTCTTATTCGCTGGTGAAAGCTTATTCCAAGAGGCCGGGAGCATGACAAAAGGAGCTATAATCCAGCCCATAATGATCGTGGCGCGCATGGAGTCCACACTCCTCCCGTTAGATAATTCTTTTATCGGCAGGTTAATCGTCCAGCTTAATCCGTATTCCCAGAAATGGAACTCGATTTGTCAGCAAAGCCCGAATCCGTTACACTACAAGGACTGGTTTTAAGTCAATTAGCTCAAAAAAAAGAAGCCTCGTGGGCCTCTTACTTTGCTGCTGGTTGGGCAGCTTTCAGCTCTTCCAGGTCAACCTGGCTGCTGATCACGTCAACGAACTTGTCCATGCAGTTACAGTAGTAATCTCTGCGGCACACCGAGCAAGGCGTCGTCTGAAGACGGTTGATCTTCGTGCCTTCCGGACCGTAGAACAGGCGGCATTCTCCGCCGTCCTTGAGCTTCACGACGACCTGAAACAACTGGGTAGCATCGTTGCGTTCCGCGAGTCTGCTATTCGTTACGAGTGGGCGGTAACTCATTGCAATCACCTGCAACTTTCTTCGATATGGGCTTGATCTATCTTACTTTCTACGGCGGTCAATGTCAAATGAACGGCTTGTTAATAGGCTGGTTGGACAGGCTTGTCGCATGTTTTTTTATAAGGAGGCTTCCGCTAAAATGGCCATACAATTCCGCAATGACTGGGCGCAGCATCTAATAGAAGAAATGGAGCAGCCCTATTATCTGGAGCTCCGTAGCCGTTTGGTGGAGGAATACCGCGGCGGTGCTGTTTATCCGGATATGCATGACATTTTTAATGCGCTGCATCTGACCTCGCTGGCCGGAACGAAGGTCGTCATTCTTGGGCAGGACCCCTATCATGGACCGGGCCAAGCGCACGGGCTGAGCTTCTCTGTACAGCCTGGAGTGCGCATCCCGCCCTCACTACAGAACATCTATAAGGAGCTGCATGCAGATATCGGCTGCCCAATCCCGATAAGCGGCGATTTGCGGGGCTGGGCTCGTCAAGGTGTACTGCTGCTCAACAATGTGCTTACCGTACGCAAAGGAGCGGCCGCCTCGCATCAGGGGCTCGGCTGGGAGGCGTTCACTGACCGCATTGTGAGACTAATTGGCGAAAGGGAGCAGCCGGCGGTATTTCTGCTGTGGGGCAAACATGCCCAGGAGAAGGCTTCCTTCCTTGACGGCAGCCGGCATTTACTGCTGTCTACGCCGCATCCAAGTCCGTTCTCCGCTCATCGGGGCTTCTTGGGCAGCAAGCCTTTTTCCAAAGCGAATGTTTTTCTGGAGAAGCATGGCATGGAGCCAATCGACTGGTGCCGCACGGCAGAGCCTTCGGTGGTGGAGGAGACAGCTGCCGGCAGCGAGGCCGGAACGTCTGTTGGAGCGACGAGGAAACAGACTGATGAGTCCCACCAATCACAACCTGCATCCCCG
This window contains:
- a CDS encoding Uracil-DNA glycosylase; this encodes MAIQFRNDWAQHLIEEMEQPYYLELRSRLVEEYRGGAVYPDMHDIFNALHLTSLAGTKVVILGQDPYHGPGQAHGLSFSVQPGVRIPPSLQNIYKELHADIGCPIPISGDLRGWARQGVLLLNNVLTVRKGAAASHQGLGWEAFTDRIVRLIGEREQPAVFLLWGKHAQEKASFLDGSRHLLLSTPHPSPFSAHRGFLGSKPFSKANVFLEKHGMEPIDWCRTAEPSVVEETAAGSEAGTSVGATRKQTDESHQSQPASPSLFA